The Heyndrickxia acidicola sequence AAAATGAAAATTCTTTTAGACAGGATTAATTTGGATGCGCTTACATCAGAACAAAAAGTAGCCTGGCTTCTCTATACGATCTGCTATGAATTTCACAGTCTTGAAGTTCCTATCCACCAGCAGGAGATTGCCAGCTGCACAGGACTGACTCGAATTACTGTTTACAAAATCATAAAGCATTGGCAAGAGATGGGCATTGTCGATGTCCTTCATCATAAATATCATATAAAAAAACCAGATTTCCTAAGAAATCTGGTAAGGTAAATCACTATTTCTTTCTGTGACTGGCAATTTCTTTTATACTTCTAATATCGAGTAGTTGAATCTTTCGTTTTTTCAATTCTATTAAATTTTTTTCTTTCCAGCTCTGTATCACTTTATTCACAGTAATACGGGACTTTCCTAAATACTTGGCAAAAGAAGTTTGATTTATGGAAGCGTTTTCATTTTCGTTATAAAGCTTTAATAAATAGTAAGCCATTTGCTGCTCAATCGGACACTCAATAAGTGAAAGAATTTCGGCAAGGGTCCGCAATTTGTAGATAAGTGAATCTGTATAGATAACAGCCGCATCCGGATGCTTTGAAACTATTTGTGAAACAGCTTCGTCTGAAAAGAGATAGAGAACGGATTGGCAGGTGGCGGCAGCACTTGTTAAATATGGTTCCTTTTGAAAACCATGTTCTCCAAATAGCATTCCAGGTGGAACCATATTAATAATCCGTTCATCTCCTTTATCAGAAAGAAGTGTAATTTTTATTTCACCATTTAATAAATAGTAAAATCCTTTTCCTTGTTCGCCTTGTCGGTATATCATCTTATTTCTTTTTACTTCCAATCGTTGTCCATATTCTAAAAATGGCTCCCATTTGCAGAGAAGTTCTTTCATTTCATCACCTTCTTTATAATCTTTATTTTTACACTATACTTCAAGTTGTTATAAGCTAAATCCCTGTTAAATGCTTTTGGACTTTGCTGCTCACTTAGTACCGCTGTAGATTCTAGAAAAAATTAGGATGATATACGGGCCTTCTGTATTCTTTAGGTTTAGCAATAAAGCCCCTTTGTGTAGATAAACGTAATGGTTTGGGCTATTTCTTCTACTGTTCCTTGATGTTCGTTCCGTACAATCTCCCATAGATACATTTCATTGGTGAAAAACCATGCTCTCGCTACGATATGTGGATTAAGCTCTGATCTGGCGAGACGTTTCTGACCGGCATATACAATATCCTTTGAAATCCGCTGAATGAACCTTTCACGGATTGCCTTCCATTTATCCGAAACCGCTGCAGAGATTCCAATTGCCTGTTCAAATACCTGCATCATGTCACGCTCGGTTTCTGCCATTTTCAAAAAAGCGGCTGCCTGTGCCTGAATAATTGTCTCTGCTTCCTTTTTTGATTTTGGAAGAAAGGAAATCTCGGCAATTTCATAGAATTTCTCCATCACGTTATCCATGAGCACGATCAATATATCCTCTTTTCCCTGGAAATGAACATATGCAGTTCCATAACCAATATTGGCTTTTTTAATCATTTGAGATATTGTTGCCTTCTGGAATCCTTCTTTAAGAAACACATCTTTTGCAGCTTCTAAAAGCTTTTGTTTAGTTTTTATAGAACGGAGATGCCGTTTATCCTCCACTTTTTGATCAGTCATTGTGCATGCCCCCTCTTCCCACACCTTTAGCATAGGTTGTTTTCAAATTGATTGTTGCTTTTACGAATAAATGATAAATCTGTATTTTGTCCACCTTCTTGGCATCTTTTCGCAAGTTTCATCATTTTACAATCAGTCTCTGGTATTTAAAAAGAGACTTAGCATATAAGAGTTATAGCATAAATAAAGAGAAATTTGCACAAACATATATAAATTTTATTAAGGTTTTAAATTTTCTAATAATATTATTGACACTATGTCATATTTATTGATATGATTTGCCTTGAAAATTTCATTAATGAAATGGGGGATTATGATGGGTTCAACTTTCTTTCACGCTTCTTTAGAATATGCACAACAATTGGACAGAGAAGATTCACTTCGCCGCTTCCGCGAAGAATTCTATTTAAGGCCTGATACCATTTACATGGACGGCAATTCACTTGGTCTTCTTTCAAAGAGAGCAGAAAAGACCCTCCTGGAATCACTGGAGGATTGGAAGCATTACGGAATTGACGGATGGACAAATGGAACTCATCCATGGTTTTTTCTATCAGAAAAATTAGGAGAGAGTATAGCTCCGCTCATTGGTGCATCTCCCGATGAAGTGATTGTAACAGGCTCTACTACAGTAAATCTGCATCAGTTAACGGCCACCTTCTACAAACCCAAAGGCGAACAAACGAAAATCCTGGCAGACGAACTCACCTTTCCGACGGATCTTTATGCCCTTCAAAGCCATCTTCGCACGCGGGGCTATGACCCTGATGAGCATTTAATATGTGTGAAAAGCCGTGACGGACGGTTAATTGAAGAAGAGGATATTATTGAGGAAATGACGGATGAGGTCGCTTTAATTATTCTTCCTACTGTCCTCTATCGAAGCGGTCAAATATTGGATATCAAAAGGCTGACTGCTGAAGCACATAAGCGCAATATCCTGATTGGATTTGATGCCTGCCATTCCATTGGAGCCATTCCGCATTCATTCAGCGAGTGGGACCTTGACTTTGCCTATTGGTGCAACTACAAGTATTTAAACGGCGGACCTGGTGCGGTTGGAGGCTTGTATGTGAATCGCAGGCATTTTGGGACCAGCCCTGGATTAGCCGGATGGTTCGGATCCAGAAAGGATAAACAGTTTGATCTTGAGCAGACGTTAACTCACACAGAGTCAGCCGGAGCTTATCAAATAGGAACACCTCATGTTTTAAGTGTGGCCCCCTTAATCGGTTCCTTAGAAATTTTCGCGGAAGCAGGCATTGAAAATATTCGGAGAAAATCTCTTGCCATCAATCAATATTTTATGGATTTAATTGAGCACGAATTAGCAGATTTAGGCTATGTGATCGGTAACCCGCGGCTTGACCATCAGCGAGGCGGCCATGTCAGCCTTGAACACAAGGAAGCAGCCCGCATTTGTAAGGCATTAAAAGAAAACGGCGTCATTCCGGATTTCCGCTCACCGAACATTATCCGACTTGCTCCTGTTGCCCTTTATACTTCTTACGAGGATGTTTGGAAAGTGGTGCAAACCCTAAAAGTGATTATAGAAGAAAAGCAGTATGAAAAGTTTTCAACTGGGAGAGAAATCGTTGCTTAGTCATTTCTAATTAAAATCGGGCCAAGGAAGTGAAGGATAATGGAGAAGAATGAACCAGGGTATCAACAGGGTTTAAAGCGTGAATTAAAAACAAGCCAGCTTACAATGATTGCAATGGGGTGCGCCATCGGAACAGGCCTGTTTCTAGGGAGCGGTCTTGCCATTCAAACGGCAGGGCCAAGTGTACTGGTAAGCTATGGAATTGGTGCATTTATTGTTCTTCTTTTAATGGGGTGTCTCGCTGAAATGACCGTTGCGCACCCCTCTTCGGGATCTTTTGGGGTTATTGCCGAAAAATATATTCATCCACTGGCAGGATTTCTTGTGCGGTACTCCTACTGGATTGCCAATGTTCTGGCGGTTGGAGTTGAAGTAAGTGCTATATCGGTTTATATGAAGTATTGGTTTCCAAGTGTTCCCGGGATCGTTTGGATTTTGGTTTTTGGAGCCGTTCTCCTTTATGTAAACGCTACCGGCGTTCACACCTTTGCTACCTTTGAATACTGGTTTTCACTGATTAAAATAGGAGCGATTATCTGCTTCATTCTTCTTGGAGCTTATGTATTATTCAGCTCCTCGGGAAATCGGCATTTAGGGCCGCATAATTTAGTGGATAACGGCGGATTTTTTCCTTTTGGATGGAAGGGAACATGGATTGCTGTCTTCATCTCCCTCTTCAGTTTCCTGGGTACTGAATTGATTGCTGTAACAGCAGGGGAAGCAAAAGACCCGGATACAGCTGTCCCAAAAGCATTAAAAGCAACAGTTTTTCGGTTATCCACCTTCTATGTGCTGACACTTGCTGTCATGCTGATGATTGTCCCTTGGAAATTAGCCGGTGGAGTGAATAACAGCCCGTTTGTCAAAGTAATGGGGATTTTAAACATTCCTTACGCTTCCGGAATCATGAATTTTATTATTCTCACTGCAGCATTATCAGCCATGAACAGTCAGTTATATGCATCCACAAGAATGATGTTTTCATTATCAAAGGCGCAATTTGCTCCCGCTTTTTTAGGGAAAGTAAGCAAAAGAGGCGTTCCTCTGGCAGCAGTGGCTGTATCTGCTTTGGGAATTGTATTGGCTGCAGTGGTCAGTGGGATCTTCCCTAGTTCTTCTTATGCCTTTATGATGGGAATATCGATGTTCGGCGCCATTTTTACTTGGTTGATGGTTTTCATTTCCCATTTATTTTTCAGAAGGATGTGGGCAAAAAAAGGCGGCAGGAAATTGCCTGTAAGAATGATCGGTTTTCCCTATTTAACACTCTTAGGAGCTGTTCTTTTAGCAGGTCTTATGATTACCACTTGGTTTACCGATTTTAAAATTTTGCTTCAGTTTGGTATTCCATGGTTACTCCTTTTAGGGATTGCCTACTTTTTATTAGCAAGGCGCAACAAGGGTGTCGATTTTAAAGAGGAATCAAAAAAATCCGAAAATGAGCAATTCAAATAATACCTTATGAAAGAGGAACGAGAATGGGAAATATAGAAAATCAATCTCAAAGCCACTCGGCAGCGTTTGAAAAAGAAATCCAAACAAATTTTCAAAAGGATATGTCCTATGGTGATTATCTTCACCTCGATCAAATCCTATCAAGCCAGCATAGGCTTTCCAGCCATCATGATGAAATGCTGTTTATTATCATTCATCAGACAAGTGAGTTATGGATGAAACTCATTCTGCATGAGCTTCATGCTGCCACCCAGTGTATCCTCCGAAATGACCTGGAGCCGTCCTTTAAAATGCTCTCACGCGTTTCGCGGATCCAGCAGCAGCTGATTCAATCGTGGAATGTCCTTGCCACTTTGACCCCATCCGAATATATGGAATTTCGGGATAAACTAGGTCATTCTTCCGGCTTTCAGTCCTATCAAAACCGGTTGATAGAATTTTCCTTAGGAAACAAGAATGCACATACCCTGGCAGTTTATCAGCACCAGCCCGAATTATATGAGCAATTAAATCAAGCTCTTCACGAACCAAGTATTTATGATGCAGCTATCCATGCTCTAGCTGCACATGGACTTTCTGTTAATGAACAGGCACTGAATAGAGATTGGTCTAAAAACTACGAGGCGAATGAAAGCGTAGAGCAATCCTGGCTAACCGTTTACCGCCATACCGGACAATACTGGGATTTGTATGAGCTTGCAGAAAAATTAGTTGATATTGGCCATCAACAGCAGCTTTGGCGTTTTAATCATATGACCACTGTAGAAAGAATTATTGGACACAAAAAAGGTACCGGCGGTTCTTCAGGCGTCACTTACTTAAAAAAGGTACTGGATCAGCCCTTTTTCCCTGAATTATTAAGTCTTCGAACAAAGCTTTAGAATGACGTAAAACCTATTAGCGGAAAACGAGAGTAAATGGATTGCGAGGGTAAGCAGATGAAAAAATGGCTTGATATATCACAGCCGCTGGAGCAAGGCATAGCAGTCTGGCCTGGAGATACTCCTTTCACCTACAAAGTCAGCTGGAGCAAGGAAGAAAGCGGCTCTGTCAATGTCGGGCAAATTCAAATGAGTACACATACCGGTACACATATAGATGCCCCTTTTCATTTTGACAATAAAGGCAAAAAAGTCATTGAACTAGATCTTGATTTATATATTGGTATGGCACGTGTTGTTCATCTTCCCACTCCTACGGCAATTGGCATAAAGGAGCTTTCTCATTTGGATTTAAAAGGAGTATCACGCCTGCTTATAAGAACAGATGCGTGGAAGAATCGAAAGGTTTTTCCGTCTACTATCCCTCCTATTGAACCTGGATTAGCATCGTTTCTTGCCAGCAAGGGGGTTCGTTTAATTGGTCTTGACCTTCCTTCCGTAGATCCAATCGACAGCAAGGAGCTATTAGCCCATCATGAACTGACTGAGCACGGAATTCATATTTTGGAAGGCCTTATTTTAGAGAACATCCCTCCAGGAGACTATGAATTGGCTGCACTCCCGCTTCCCTTAGCAGAAGCCGATGGAAGCCCGGTAAGAGCGGTGATTAGAAAAGCGGAGGACGACGTTCAGCGCCGTACGGACTAGATGGCCTCGACTGAGATAAAGGAAACACGAAAAGGGGACTTTCGATGTTGACTTATCGTAGGGAGAGGATAGATAGTCCGCTAGGCGTTGGAGTCCGGAGCTGGACATCAAGAAAAGCAAAGGACGACGTTCAGCGCCGTACGGACTAGATGGCCTCGATTGCAAAGCTGCAGAAAACACACAAAAAAGATGATTGCCAAAAACAGCGATCATCTTTTTTTCTCTAGAAATTCACTTCCGAAAACATTTATCATACAAGAGCCTATTCATCCTTAAGATATTTTGCAAAGAAAACAAGCAGGCCGATTACAACAATCATAACAACCGCAAATCCTATTAAAAAAAACCAGTTATACGACTCAAGCCCCATATTCATGTTACATCCTCCTAACTTTATAACCCCTTACAAGTATACTAAAATTACTGCCGGTTTCCTGTGAAAAATTATTGAATTAATATCTCCCTTTATACTTTATCCTTTTTGCTCCATTTATAAAACACATTAGAAGAACACCTAGAAAGAAATACTCATGATTCGCTGACTCATCCCTTGGGTAAAAATATTTCCTTATGCTCCACACGCTAGTGCTATGGAGAACTATTTTTAAGGGATATATTGCATTAACAGTCCATACCATACATCAACAAGGTATTTAAATAGAATCCAGAAAGCATGTAAACTTTAGGAATTACTTTTTGATAAATTCAATCAGACTTTCTCTTCAAGTATTTGCTTTCGATACTGGACAGCAGTCAGTAAGCTATATCCTCTTAGTTTAGGTGTCATATTATCGAGGAGTGTAACAGCCTCTTCCCTTTTTCCATCATAAACAGCTCGATCAACTCCCAACATGTTTATAAGGAAGGAGTCTTTTATCTTCCTCTTATATTGGTTATACCCATCTGTGTTCCCTTCCTGAATTGCAATATAGGACAAAGCGTACCACGTACTCTTATGCCCACCCATTTTTATAATAAGCTTTTTTGCTTTTCCATATTGTTTACGTTCTATTAAGAGCATTAATTCAGAGTTGAGCTTTAATTTTTTTGAACGAATTTTCTCCTTTGCTTTTTCCCCATTCGATAAGTCGCCATTAAGAAAATAGTAAAGAAATTGCAAATGTGGTGCTTTGGATTTTTTTAGGTAAGCCAGCATTTTCTCTACATTTTTCCCTAATATAAGCGGGTTTCTATATATAAAAAATACTAATAGCACTGTTAACAGACCGTACATAATCCAGATGTTAACCTGAAAATATCCCAATAAGCCAGCAAACAAAACGAGACACATAAAAAATTTAACCATTACATCCTCCAACAAAAGAATTTATGTCAATTTTACCACACCATTTTTCAATAATAATGAATGTATTATAATTTCACTTCCATGAAAGTCCTTATTGAGCATAGCGGATTTGATATTAGATGACTGTTTTATGAACTCAGCATTAACACGTTCTGCTATTTCTATGACTCCATCAGGAACCGTCGTTAAATACATAAAACGGCGCAATTACCACGTTTTAACCCTGATTTGAATTTAGATAATGTTGACATTGCATTTACCCATTTTCGCAAACTTTATAAAGAACTTTTTACGCTCCCATCTTGCCTCTTTCTACCTTCATCCCCTCAACTTGGACTCGGCCTTCGTAAGCCCAATGAAGGACTTTTCGTGCTCTTCTTGACCTGGTTTTGGTCTTCATAAGCCCAATGAAGTAATTTTCGCGCTCTTCTTAACCTGGTTTTGGTATTCATAAGCTCAATGAAGGACTTTTCACGCTCTTCTTAACCTGGATTCGGCCTTCATAAGCCCAATGAAGGACTTTTCGCGCTCTTCTTGATCTGGTTTTGGTCTTCATAAGCCTGATGAAGGACTTTTCGCGCTCTTCTTGACCTGGTTTTGGTCTTCATAAGCCCAATGAAGGACTTTTCGCGCTATTCTTGACCTGGTTTTGGCCTTCATAAGCCTGATGAAGGACTTATCGCACTTCACTCCTGCCACTTTCGTCTTTCATCCCCTCTATGAAGGACTTTTCTCCCAATCCTCCTACTCCTTTCGTCCTTCATTCTAAAGGAATCAAATGGTGTACCGATATGTACACCAGAAAACGCCAAAAGAGTTCCTAGGCCGTTAAAGAAACGCACTTGATTGGGGGTGTCCGAAAAAAAAGCGTTCCTTCTATAAAGGAACGCCAGCAGTTTTGTTTTTTATTGAGAGGTTGCACCATTTCCATTCCAGTAATATTCACTGAAGGCACGGGAGAAAGCGTCAACCGCATTATCCAACTCGGTCATATTATTGTCCACTCCGCCAAATTCCAGCAGGATTGAACGGTTAGACAGATCTTGATTATAAATACCATTTCCTTCACTCTTTGCTTTGACGAATATCCCTCTGCTTAGTCCGGGATACAGTTTCTCCAATTCACTGTTCAACCCTTTTGCAAAGCTTAAATTGGCTTCATAGTTTTGATTTTCTTGTCCGATAATAATATCAATTCTTGCATAGGACTTTCCATTAATTGTGGTAGTCGTAACGCCTCTCCTTTGTGAATCACGGTGAATGTCAATTAAATATTTTAACTGTTTATCGCTTCCCATTGCTTCCTCAACGTGCTGTCGGGAAAGTTCATAGGCATTGGCATAGCCCCAATTTCTTTGCTTAAGCTGCTGACCCATATTACTTGTATCATGGTCAACGCCAATTCCTTTGTTAATGAGGTCATCTGTTAACCTTTGTCCCACTGCTACTACATTTACGTTGTTATCCGTGCTGGTGGCGTTATTTGGGTTTGTCACACCATTTAACAAAGGAAGAAATGATTCCCAGCTGTGGGTATGATAAATATAAACGACTTTTTTGAGGTTTTTTTGACTTGGAGTCGTTTGATTCGAGTTATTGGTTGAATTATTTTGTTGATTATTCGTTTTATTTCCTCCTGAATTCGTTCCATTCTTCAAAATCTCATTGCTGGAATCCGGAAGTGTATCATATGGGATTGTTTTTAAATTTGTCCCCTTTCCGGCAACTGCAATCTCGGTGTTATAAATATCTAAACCCGGAATCTCTCTTCCCAGCAGTGTAATGGAGTTTGAGGGATTAATATTGGTCGCAAGGGTAAAGAGAATTTTGGAAAAGGACAACGGATCTTCTTCCTTTTTATTGGAATAGATGGCATGGTTTTCACTTTGAAGCATGTAGACAAATAGATTGGAAAAGTTTATTTCTCTAAGAGAATGCTTCATTTCTGATGATGACAGGCTGACAGGTGCTCGGACCAAACAGGCAATAAGAAGAAAAACAGCAATTACTCCCAGGAAGACTCTGCTGAATAGGACAATTGGATGAACGGCGTTTTGATTTTCTTGGTACATATGATTACCTCCTAGTACTAGTAATCTATGATGAGCACAAGAAAAATAGAATCTATTATTTAGGAAAGGCTTGTTTGTTGTCTTCAATAAGAATGCTGCGTAAATATGTAGAAATGGGATCAATGCTAGGACCCGAGCCAGAAATAAACATTATGGGTTACATAATATATAGTTTTATCCTGCTGGTTGATTTGCTACTCCAGGCTTTTATTGAGATTTGGGGAGTGCTTTAAATTTTCCTGCTGGTTGATCTCCACTACAGGCACTCGCTTTCCGCTCCAATCAACTTTGGAATCAATCCTAATTTCAATTATAAAAGAATACGAGTGTGCCCTGGTCTTCCTGCTAAGCTCGTTTCGGCAGTTATCAACATAGCTATGAACCCATGTTACGTAAAAAAGTTCCGTATTTTTTCTTTAAAATCGTTCTTATGTATTTCAAATTGCTTTTGCCGGTGGCCATTTGCTCCTGATGGATGTGGAAAATCAAATAAGCACTGCTCTTTTGCAAGTCTCCCCTCTTTAACATACATATTTAAGATATGATCTACTGACTTTCCGAGAGGA is a genomic window containing:
- a CDS encoding Crp/Fnr family transcriptional regulator codes for the protein MKELLCKWEPFLEYGQRLEVKRNKMIYRQGEQGKGFYYLLNGEIKITLLSDKGDERIINMVPPGMLFGEHGFQKEPYLTSAAATCQSVLYLFSDEAVSQIVSKHPDAAVIYTDSLIYKLRTLAEILSLIECPIEQQMAYYLLKLYNENENASINQTSFAKYLGKSRITVNKVIQSWKEKNLIELKKRKIQLLDIRSIKEIASHRKK
- a CDS encoding TetR/AcrR family transcriptional regulator, whose amino-acid sequence is MTDQKVEDKRHLRSIKTKQKLLEAAKDVFLKEGFQKATISQMIKKANIGYGTAYVHFQGKEDILIVLMDNVMEKFYEIAEISFLPKSKKEAETIIQAQAAAFLKMAETERDMMQVFEQAIGISAAVSDKWKAIRERFIQRISKDIVYAGQKRLARSELNPHIVARAWFFTNEMYLWEIVRNEHQGTVEEIAQTITFIYTKGLYC
- the kynU gene encoding kynureninase; its protein translation is MGSTFFHASLEYAQQLDREDSLRRFREEFYLRPDTIYMDGNSLGLLSKRAEKTLLESLEDWKHYGIDGWTNGTHPWFFLSEKLGESIAPLIGASPDEVIVTGSTTVNLHQLTATFYKPKGEQTKILADELTFPTDLYALQSHLRTRGYDPDEHLICVKSRDGRLIEEEDIIEEMTDEVALIILPTVLYRSGQILDIKRLTAEAHKRNILIGFDACHSIGAIPHSFSEWDLDFAYWCNYKYLNGGPGAVGGLYVNRRHFGTSPGLAGWFGSRKDKQFDLEQTLTHTESAGAYQIGTPHVLSVAPLIGSLEIFAEAGIENIRRKSLAINQYFMDLIEHELADLGYVIGNPRLDHQRGGHVSLEHKEAARICKALKENGVIPDFRSPNIIRLAPVALYTSYEDVWKVVQTLKVIIEEKQYEKFSTGREIVA
- a CDS encoding amino acid permease — protein: MEKNEPGYQQGLKRELKTSQLTMIAMGCAIGTGLFLGSGLAIQTAGPSVLVSYGIGAFIVLLLMGCLAEMTVAHPSSGSFGVIAEKYIHPLAGFLVRYSYWIANVLAVGVEVSAISVYMKYWFPSVPGIVWILVFGAVLLYVNATGVHTFATFEYWFSLIKIGAIICFILLGAYVLFSSSGNRHLGPHNLVDNGGFFPFGWKGTWIAVFISLFSFLGTELIAVTAGEAKDPDTAVPKALKATVFRLSTFYVLTLAVMLMIVPWKLAGGVNNSPFVKVMGILNIPYASGIMNFIILTAALSAMNSQLYASTRMMFSLSKAQFAPAFLGKVSKRGVPLAAVAVSALGIVLAAVVSGIFPSSSYAFMMGISMFGAIFTWLMVFISHLFFRRMWAKKGGRKLPVRMIGFPYLTLLGAVLLAGLMITTWFTDFKILLQFGIPWLLLLGIAYFLLARRNKGVDFKEESKKSENEQFK
- the kynA gene encoding tryptophan 2,3-dioxygenase, translated to MGNIENQSQSHSAAFEKEIQTNFQKDMSYGDYLHLDQILSSQHRLSSHHDEMLFIIIHQTSELWMKLILHELHAATQCILRNDLEPSFKMLSRVSRIQQQLIQSWNVLATLTPSEYMEFRDKLGHSSGFQSYQNRLIEFSLGNKNAHTLAVYQHQPELYEQLNQALHEPSIYDAAIHALAAHGLSVNEQALNRDWSKNYEANESVEQSWLTVYRHTGQYWDLYELAEKLVDIGHQQQLWRFNHMTTVERIIGHKKGTGGSSGVTYLKKVLDQPFFPELLSLRTKL
- the kynB gene encoding arylformamidase, encoding MKKWLDISQPLEQGIAVWPGDTPFTYKVSWSKEESGSVNVGQIQMSTHTGTHIDAPFHFDNKGKKVIELDLDLYIGMARVVHLPTPTAIGIKELSHLDLKGVSRLLIRTDAWKNRKVFPSTIPPIEPGLASFLASKGVRLIGLDLPSVDPIDSKELLAHHELTEHGIHILEGLILENIPPGDYELAALPLPLAEADGSPVRAVIRKAEDDVQRRTD
- the spoIIP gene encoding stage II sporulation protein P; the encoded protein is MYQENQNAVHPIVLFSRVFLGVIAVFLLIACLVRAPVSLSSSEMKHSLREINFSNLFVYMLQSENHAIYSNKKEEDPLSFSKILFTLATNINPSNSITLLGREIPGLDIYNTEIAVAGKGTNLKTIPYDTLPDSSNEILKNGTNSGGNKTNNQQNNSTNNSNQTTPSQKNLKKVVYIYHTHSWESFLPLLNGVTNPNNATSTDNNVNVVAVGQRLTDDLINKGIGVDHDTSNMGQQLKQRNWGYANAYELSRQHVEEAMGSDKQLKYLIDIHRDSQRRGVTTTTINGKSYARIDIIIGQENQNYEANLSFAKGLNSELEKLYPGLSRGIFVKAKSEGNGIYNQDLSNRSILLEFGGVDNNMTELDNAVDAFSRAFSEYYWNGNGATSQ